The proteins below come from a single Ictalurus punctatus breed USDA103 chromosome 29, Coco_2.0, whole genome shotgun sequence genomic window:
- the LOC128629468 gene encoding uncharacterized protein LOC128629468 encodes MSAVSPVLSADEDSLELHMVRLELEDVEKQIRGLLDKQAQLLERQTALETSCASAHISKVSTQRGISTPSPSTPCVSLCRDRAPRTFPAVVSVTPAPTHLGPWVNQRRKARAGPSPPPVFEIPTRNRFAPLRQTRPNTVIVGDSIVRNVRVASSKGKVRTHCFSGACVLDVAAQVSGILKKDERIGAVVLHAGTNDTRLRQTEVLKRDFSSLIETVRGRSPTAKIIVSGPLPTYRRGAEKLFRPDGLHPSSLGAELLSDNISKALHSK; translated from the exons atgtctgctgtctctccggttttgagtgcagatgaggactcgcttgagcttcacatggtgcggctggaactggaggatgtggagaagcagatccgcggcctactcgacaagcaggcccagctgctggagcgacaaactgcgctggaaacatcttgtgcctctgctcacatatccaaggtaagcacacagcgtggtatttccactcccagcccctctacgccgtgtgtttctctgtgcagggaccgtgcacctaggactttcccagccgtggtctccgtaacgccagcgccaacacacctcgggccttgggtaaaccagcggcgaaaggcgcgggctggaccttctccacctccagtgttcgagattccaaccaggaaccgcttcgcccctctccgccagaccagacccaacactgtgatcgtcggggactccattgtgcggaacgtccgtgtagcctcatctaaaggtaaggtgcgcacacactgtttttctggtgcttgtgtccttgatgtcgctgcgcaggtatccgggatcctgaagaaagacgagcgcattggagcggttgtgctgcacgcggggacgaacgacaccaggctgcggcagacggaggtgctgaagagggacttctccagcctgatcgagacggtacgaggcagatcacctaccgcgaagatcatcgtctctggacctcttcccacatacagacgtggagcagaaaa gttgtttcgtcctgatggcctgcaccccagcagccttggagcggaactgctttcagacaacatttccaaggcgctacactccaagtga